A window of Parasynechococcus marenigrum WH 8102 contains these coding sequences:
- a CDS encoding HDIG domain-containing metalloprotein, with translation MVRFNGVSKLWRRWLRHPRPAGRLLRWTAIQSSLVLLLCLFVAGASSLPWLLKPDLQPGALAPFNAIAPKDALVQDSTALEQRRSTLVARSVVQVLDPDQTQALKLRLERQLSELQQVSESGSAARVGPVNLNADEQVWLEQRSDQDRFAWDNVVRQAANRMLSQGLVSTLAVDQLREAAGLQLQGDAIDNPAARSLAGKLLVSSLQGSSNLRTDPNLSKQLIEEQLTKQGIPTIDVRKGDLITRKGEPISPQAYDVLDFFGKVKREPQPLIWLGRFLEALVACGVMLLVMRRERPGLEVRHALLALGLLLLAQLAKLWFQSTVSPLAVLVPPTLILTEGLGTGCGLAWMAIAALIWPLPVNGLGHGRLLIAVAVATTGGVIAGRQRSRGQLLQLAVLLPLGALVSQWVLLQLQPFTGWRLWGSLNPGLDELSTDALLLGLLLMLSLLMIPMLEGSFGLLTRARLLELADQERPLLRRLSCEAPGTFEHTLMICGLAEEGARAINADVDLIRTGSLYHDVGKLHAPDWFIENQKDGPNPHDALNDPEQSAAVLQAHVDEGLKLAKRHRLPRPIADFIPEHQGTLKMGFFLHKARQINPNIEERRFRYHGPSPRSKETGILMLADGCEAALRSLPPDTSEAEAKDTVRRIVESRQQDGQLRKSGLSRSEVELVVQAFVKVWRRMRHRRIPYPIPSRPRHSA, from the coding sequence TTGGTTCGCTTCAACGGCGTGAGCAAGTTGTGGAGACGCTGGCTGCGTCATCCACGTCCAGCGGGGCGACTGCTGCGCTGGACTGCCATTCAATCCAGCCTGGTACTGCTGCTCTGCCTGTTTGTTGCGGGTGCGTCAAGCCTCCCCTGGCTGCTGAAACCCGATCTTCAGCCGGGCGCACTGGCTCCCTTCAACGCCATTGCACCCAAGGATGCCCTGGTGCAGGACAGCACAGCCCTTGAGCAACGCCGCTCCACCCTCGTGGCCCGCTCCGTGGTTCAGGTGCTTGATCCAGATCAGACACAAGCCCTGAAGCTCAGGCTGGAACGTCAGCTCAGTGAGCTGCAACAGGTGAGCGAAAGCGGTTCGGCCGCCAGGGTCGGTCCCGTCAATCTCAATGCAGACGAACAGGTCTGGCTGGAGCAACGCAGCGATCAAGACCGTTTCGCCTGGGACAACGTTGTCCGGCAGGCCGCAAATCGCATGCTCAGTCAGGGGCTGGTGAGCACCCTTGCGGTGGATCAACTTCGTGAGGCTGCCGGCCTTCAGTTGCAGGGTGATGCCATCGACAACCCTGCCGCCCGCTCTTTAGCCGGCAAACTGCTTGTGAGCAGCCTTCAGGGCAGCAGCAATCTGCGCACCGATCCCAACCTCAGCAAACAGCTAATTGAAGAGCAGCTGACCAAACAAGGGATCCCCACCATCGACGTACGGAAAGGAGACCTCATCACACGAAAGGGCGAACCGATCAGCCCTCAGGCGTACGACGTTCTTGACTTTTTCGGAAAAGTGAAGCGCGAACCCCAGCCCCTGATCTGGCTGGGTCGTTTTCTCGAAGCCCTCGTTGCTTGCGGCGTAATGCTGTTGGTGATGCGACGGGAACGACCGGGACTTGAAGTTCGCCATGCATTGCTGGCTCTGGGACTGCTGCTGCTGGCTCAGTTGGCCAAGCTTTGGTTCCAATCCACGGTTAGTCCCTTAGCGGTGTTGGTACCACCCACCCTGATCCTGACCGAAGGACTGGGAACGGGCTGTGGCTTGGCTTGGATGGCCATCGCAGCCCTGATCTGGCCACTCCCGGTGAATGGGTTAGGCCATGGCCGACTGTTGATCGCTGTAGCAGTGGCCACTACGGGGGGCGTCATCGCTGGGCGTCAGCGCAGCCGGGGGCAATTGCTTCAGCTCGCTGTTCTGTTGCCACTCGGCGCCCTGGTGTCTCAGTGGGTGCTGCTCCAACTCCAACCATTCACGGGTTGGCGGCTCTGGGGATCACTCAATCCTGGACTAGATGAACTGAGCACGGATGCCTTGCTGCTGGGTCTCCTGCTGATGCTGTCTCTTTTGATGATTCCGATGTTGGAGGGATCCTTCGGCTTGTTGACCCGTGCTCGTTTATTGGAATTGGCGGACCAGGAGCGTCCTCTGCTGCGGCGATTGTCCTGTGAAGCTCCTGGCACCTTCGAGCACACCCTGATGATCTGCGGCCTCGCAGAAGAAGGGGCTCGTGCCATCAATGCCGATGTCGACTTGATTCGAACGGGCTCCCTTTATCACGATGTCGGCAAGCTCCACGCGCCCGATTGGTTCATCGAAAACCAGAAAGATGGTCCCAATCCCCATGACGCCCTCAACGATCCTGAGCAAAGCGCGGCGGTTCTCCAAGCCCACGTGGATGAAGGTTTGAAGCTAGCTAAACGCCATCGACTTCCTCGGCCGATTGCAGATTTCATTCCGGAGCATCAAGGGACCTTGAAGATGGGCTTTTTTCTGCACAAAGCTCGTCAAATCAATCCGAACATTGAAGAGAGACGCTTCCGTTACCACGGCCCATCACCCCGCTCCAAGGAAACAGGAATCCTGATGCTGGCCGATGGTTGCGAAGCGGCTTTGCGGTCACTACCACCCGACACATCAGAAGCTGAAGCCAAAGACACGGTGCGCCGCATCGTGGAATCGCGGCAGCAGGATGGACAACTTCGAAAAAGCGGATTGTCTCGCTCTGAAGTTGAGCTCGTGGTCCAGGCATTCGTGAAGGTCTGGCGGCGGATGAGACACCGCCGCATTCCCTATCCCATTCCCTCTAGACCCCGTCATTCAGCCTGA
- the folD gene encoding bifunctional methylenetetrahydrofolate dehydrogenase/methenyltetrahydrofolate cyclohydrolase FolD translates to MALRLDGKALAATVERRLTSVVDAHSKTVGQPPGLAVLRVGDDPASAVYVANKEKACARVGIASYGAHLAADTPADQVLSTIQSLNADPRVDGILLQLPLPKGLDERPLLEAIDPEKDADGLHTLNLGRLLKGEPGPRSCTPAGVMALLRSNGIDPAGQRAVVIGRSILVGQPMALMLQAANATVTVAHSRTADLAAHTREADIVVVAAGRPGMVGAEHVRPGAAVVDVGIHRKPEGGLCGDVVAEEVEPIAAALSPVPGGVGPMTVTMLLVNTVVAWCRRHGIDHELDDLIG, encoded by the coding sequence ATGGCCCTGCGGCTGGATGGAAAAGCGCTGGCAGCAACGGTGGAGCGTCGTCTGACCAGTGTCGTTGACGCACACTCGAAAACAGTTGGTCAACCACCTGGACTGGCCGTCTTACGGGTTGGTGATGACCCCGCCAGTGCCGTGTATGTGGCCAATAAAGAGAAAGCCTGCGCCCGCGTGGGTATCGCCAGCTATGGAGCGCACCTGGCGGCTGACACACCCGCTGATCAGGTGCTCAGCACGATCCAGTCGCTCAATGCGGATCCTCGCGTTGATGGAATTTTGCTTCAGTTGCCGTTACCGAAGGGGCTGGATGAACGTCCCCTGTTGGAGGCCATTGATCCAGAGAAGGATGCCGATGGTCTTCACACCTTGAATCTGGGCCGTTTGTTGAAAGGCGAACCCGGTCCGCGCAGCTGCACACCGGCAGGGGTGATGGCTCTCCTGCGAAGCAATGGCATCGACCCTGCCGGCCAACGGGCCGTGGTCATCGGGCGCAGCATTCTCGTCGGGCAGCCGATGGCGCTGATGTTGCAGGCTGCCAATGCCACCGTCACCGTCGCGCATTCCCGAACCGCTGATCTGGCCGCCCATACCCGTGAGGCCGACATCGTGGTGGTCGCTGCTGGACGTCCGGGAATGGTTGGGGCAGAGCACGTGCGGCCAGGTGCTGCGGTGGTGGATGTCGGCATTCATCGCAAGCCCGAAGGTGGACTGTGCGGCGATGTTGTGGCGGAGGAGGTGGAACCGATCGCTGCAGCCCTGTCCCCTGTGCCCGGGGGAGTTGGACCGATGACGGTGACCATGCTTCTGGTGAACACCGTGGTGGCCTGGTGCCGACGTCATGGCATCGACCACGAACTGGATGACCTGATCGGCTGA
- a CDS encoding TIGR02466 family protein, with protein MADQAIHWLFPTPVLQADLTPTADVALAMDQQLALFDREVFSHPEFSNRNNLTGDLLGKAGLDQLHRLEAFQWLNQQLAVHVDAFLRELLGPNHALEVHIQKAWPVVCARQGGTIEPHTHRNAQLSAVFYVRTEPDNPSGELEFQAADDYFSHVMAIPYRDAAVSGGVFAPQQHRLLLFPSDLRHQVTPYEGASPRYSVSYDLAITTAPGHGREMRMPHPMDWVPLCKPGPA; from the coding sequence ATGGCAGACCAGGCGATCCACTGGTTGTTTCCCACACCGGTACTGCAGGCAGATCTCACCCCCACGGCCGATGTCGCTCTTGCCATGGACCAGCAACTGGCATTATTCGATCGCGAGGTCTTTTCTCATCCTGAGTTCAGCAATCGCAACAACCTCACCGGCGATCTGCTGGGCAAAGCAGGACTGGATCAATTGCATCGCTTGGAAGCATTCCAGTGGCTGAATCAGCAACTGGCTGTCCACGTGGATGCATTCCTGAGGGAACTGCTGGGGCCTAATCACGCCCTGGAGGTTCATATCCAGAAAGCGTGGCCAGTGGTCTGTGCCCGGCAGGGCGGGACGATCGAGCCCCACACCCATCGCAATGCGCAGCTCAGTGCTGTGTTCTACGTGCGAACGGAGCCCGACAACCCCAGTGGTGAGTTGGAGTTTCAGGCGGCGGACGATTACTTCAGCCACGTGATGGCCATTCCCTATCGGGATGCAGCTGTTTCAGGGGGTGTGTTTGCGCCACAACAGCACCGGCTGCTGCTGTTTCCCTCTGACCTTCGCCATCAGGTCACCCCTTATGAGGGGGCGTCACCGCGATACTCCGTCTCCTACGACCTGGCGATCACAACAGCCCCTGGTCATGGACGGGAAATGCGCATGCCCCATCCGATGGACTGGGTCCCCCTCTGCAAGCCAGGGCCGGCCTGA
- the crtE gene encoding geranylgeranyl diphosphate synthase CrtE, with protein sequence MTVAATSPDNTSGLADIFDFKAYLAKAKATVEQALDQSLVPERPESLREAMRYSLLAGGKRLRPILCLAACELAGGDAAQAMPTAVALEMIHTMSLIHDDLPAMDDDDLRRGRPTNHKVYGEAVAILAGDALLTRAFEMVALRSPGVPPERLLKVVGELSLVAGAPGLVGGQVVDLESEGKEVDLETLEYIHLHKTGALLSACVITGAMIGGADDELIAALRVYARGIGLAFQIIDDILDITASSEVLGKTAGKDLIADKTTYPKLLGLEESRKRAADLVQEAKGVLKPWASKAQPLLALADYITSRDR encoded by the coding sequence ATGACCGTCGCGGCGACTTCTCCCGACAACACTTCTGGCCTGGCCGACATCTTTGATTTCAAGGCCTATCTCGCCAAAGCCAAGGCGACGGTGGAGCAAGCCTTGGATCAGTCCTTGGTGCCGGAGCGGCCGGAGTCGCTGCGTGAAGCCATGCGCTACTCACTGCTGGCAGGAGGAAAGCGTCTGCGGCCAATCCTCTGCCTGGCCGCCTGCGAGCTGGCGGGTGGGGATGCTGCCCAGGCCATGCCAACGGCAGTGGCGCTGGAGATGATTCACACCATGTCGTTGATCCATGACGACCTTCCGGCCATGGATGACGACGACCTGCGGCGTGGACGCCCCACAAACCACAAGGTCTATGGCGAGGCTGTTGCGATCCTTGCCGGTGACGCATTGCTGACCCGTGCCTTTGAGATGGTGGCGCTGCGTAGTCCTGGGGTTCCGCCCGAACGGCTGCTCAAGGTGGTGGGAGAGCTGTCGTTGGTGGCGGGGGCCCCTGGCCTGGTGGGCGGTCAGGTGGTTGATCTGGAAAGCGAGGGCAAGGAGGTTGATCTTGAAACCCTCGAGTACATCCACCTCCACAAAACCGGCGCGTTGTTGAGCGCCTGTGTGATCACCGGCGCGATGATCGGTGGCGCTGATGATGAGCTGATTGCTGCGTTACGGGTCTACGCCCGGGGGATCGGCCTGGCGTTCCAGATCATTGACGACATCCTGGACATCACGGCCAGCAGCGAGGTGCTTGGGAAAACAGCCGGTAAGGACCTGATCGCTGACAAAACGACGTATCCCAAACTTCTCGGGCTCGAGGAATCCCGCAAACGGGCCGCTGATCTGGTGCAGGAGGCCAAAGGGGTGCTCAAGCCATGGGCAAGCAAAGCCCAACCGCTGCTGGCCCTGGCGGATTACATCACCAGCCGTGATCGATGA
- a CDS encoding divergent PAP2 family protein: MIESASSHAVLQEFLDNSSLAWGLVACGTAQLSKLVIELVVHRRWRPAVLIETGGMPSSHSALVTGTAACIGWTLGFDHPLFALAAMVSFVVMYDASGIRRAAGTTAERVNALPVELWPTAHDKPLKESLGHSRLQVLVGSLIGPAVALPGLVLLGSPWHLAASLRAALG, from the coding sequence ATGATTGAGTCCGCTTCATCCCACGCCGTCCTGCAGGAGTTCCTGGACAACAGTTCTCTGGCCTGGGGGTTGGTGGCCTGCGGCACTGCTCAGTTGTCCAAGTTGGTGATCGAATTGGTTGTTCATCGCCGCTGGCGTCCTGCTGTGTTGATCGAAACCGGTGGCATGCCCTCCAGCCACTCAGCGCTGGTGACCGGTACAGCTGCTTGCATTGGATGGACCCTCGGATTTGACCACCCGCTGTTTGCCCTGGCCGCGATGGTCAGCTTCGTGGTGATGTACGACGCCAGCGGCATCCGGCGTGCGGCGGGCACCACCGCCGAACGGGTCAATGCCCTGCCGGTGGAACTCTGGCCGACAGCCCATGACAAACCGCTGAAGGAAAGCCTCGGCCACAGTCGCCTCCAGGTACTGGTCGGCAGCTTGATCGGTCCTGCGGTGGCCTTGCCGGGGCTCGTGCTGCTGGGCTCGCCCTGGCATTTGGCCGCCAGCCTGCGGGCAGCACTGGGGTGA
- a CDS encoding ATP-dependent DNA helicase, producing MSSEAQLTEDLTDDQRKAAEAFADWLTSPADGTPFVLSGFAGSGKTFLSMRLLRMVEVHGLCWTVVAPTHKAVGVLRQALDLEGLQPTWYPSTIHRLLRLKLKRSADAEVCEPTEQTAMALENLGLVLIDEASMVDSTLLGIALQCAHPFKTRLVFVGDPAQLPPVGEDSSPVFSMQRACAATLEEVVRHQGPVLQLASRLRDGGLPCQNPPALPPICNDSGQVRCLPQKDWLDQARQALRQASLQDNPDAARILCYTNRTLERLVPLARRAIHGDMADQMAVLPGEVLISRAAVMAPASRDGEETGEEPDMVLGSNREVTVRDVTPESCDLMDFGLSPADGAVPVIETLSAQVSAGELELCLRLQPPVGSEARRELDGVMQRLRQQARDAGKQNGRAIWRRYFLLRDAFASLGPAAVLTVHRSQGSSFGEVFVAPDVFRADLSIRQQLCYVAVSRARTGVWLIGGTASSATARAWRDEFASTLSAP from the coding sequence GTGAGCAGCGAGGCCCAGCTCACAGAAGATCTCACGGACGATCAGCGCAAGGCTGCCGAGGCTTTCGCGGACTGGCTCACCTCACCAGCCGATGGAACACCCTTCGTGCTGAGCGGTTTCGCTGGCAGCGGCAAGACGTTTCTGTCGATGCGCCTGTTGCGGATGGTGGAGGTGCATGGGCTGTGCTGGACCGTGGTGGCGCCGACGCATAAAGCGGTGGGCGTTTTGCGTCAGGCCCTGGATCTGGAGGGTCTTCAGCCCACCTGGTACCCCTCCACCATTCACCGGTTGCTGAGGCTGAAGCTGAAACGCTCCGCTGATGCTGAGGTCTGCGAACCAACGGAGCAGACGGCGATGGCCCTGGAGAACCTTGGCCTGGTGCTGATCGATGAAGCCTCCATGGTGGACAGCACATTGCTGGGCATCGCTCTGCAGTGCGCCCATCCGTTCAAAACGCGGTTGGTTTTTGTCGGTGATCCAGCTCAGCTGCCTCCGGTCGGCGAGGACTCCAGTCCTGTTTTTTCGATGCAGCGGGCCTGTGCTGCAACTCTGGAGGAGGTGGTGCGCCACCAGGGGCCGGTGCTGCAGCTCGCCAGCCGTCTGCGGGATGGAGGACTTCCCTGTCAGAACCCGCCCGCGTTGCCTCCGATCTGCAACGACAGTGGTCAAGTGCGTTGTCTGCCCCAGAAAGACTGGCTGGATCAAGCCCGCCAAGCGCTTCGGCAGGCCTCTCTTCAGGACAACCCAGATGCCGCCAGGATCCTCTGTTACACCAACCGCACCCTTGAGCGCCTGGTTCCCCTGGCCCGGCGGGCCATCCATGGGGACATGGCTGATCAGATGGCGGTGCTGCCTGGAGAGGTGCTGATCAGCCGAGCGGCGGTGATGGCGCCGGCCTCAAGGGATGGCGAAGAGACCGGCGAAGAGCCCGACATGGTGCTGGGTTCCAATCGTGAGGTGACTGTCAGGGATGTGACGCCTGAGTCCTGTGACCTGATGGATTTCGGTCTGTCCCCAGCAGATGGAGCAGTCCCGGTGATTGAAACCCTGTCAGCTCAGGTTTCAGCGGGGGAATTGGAGCTCTGTTTGAGACTCCAACCGCCTGTTGGTAGTGAGGCCCGGCGCGAGCTGGATGGTGTGATGCAGCGGCTGCGTCAGCAGGCGCGTGACGCGGGCAAACAAAACGGTCGGGCCATCTGGCGGCGTTATTTCCTTCTGCGTGATGCCTTCGCCTCCCTTGGACCAGCGGCGGTGCTGACGGTGCATCGCAGTCAGGGCAGCAGTTTCGGAGAAGTCTTTGTGGCCCCGGATGTGTTCCGTGCCGATCTATCCATCCGTCAGCAACTCTGTTATGTCGCGGTCTCGCGAGCCCGAACCGGCGTGTGGCTGATCGGAGGAACGGCCAGCTCTGCCACCGCGCGTGCCTGGCGCGATGAATTCGCATCCACCCTGTCGGCCCCTTGA
- a CDS encoding histidine phosphatase family protein has translation MRHGATEWALNGRHTGSTDLPLQPEGEAEACALSPVLSQQTFAVVFSSPLQRAQRTCELAGLGDQMQIYDDIIEWNYGDYEGITTAKIRETVPDWTVWSHGCPKGENAQQVEVRCANAISTALAVPGDGDVALFAHGHILRALAGTWLGLGATGGQLLRLGTASVSILGWERETRAIQRWNTPSTGNF, from the coding sequence CTGCGCCATGGGGCAACGGAATGGGCTCTCAATGGGCGGCACACCGGCAGCACAGACCTGCCGCTGCAGCCCGAGGGTGAAGCGGAAGCCTGCGCCCTCAGCCCGGTCCTCAGCCAGCAGACATTTGCAGTGGTGTTCAGCTCTCCCCTCCAACGGGCACAACGCACCTGCGAGCTGGCCGGGCTCGGCGATCAGATGCAGATCTACGACGACATCATCGAGTGGAACTACGGCGACTACGAAGGGATCACAACTGCCAAGATCCGTGAAACCGTCCCGGACTGGACGGTCTGGAGCCACGGTTGCCCCAAGGGTGAGAACGCTCAGCAAGTTGAAGTTCGCTGCGCAAACGCGATCAGCACAGCGCTGGCCGTCCCAGGGGACGGGGATGTTGCCCTGTTTGCCCATGGCCACATCCTCCGGGCACTGGCTGGAACATGGCTGGGACTGGGTGCCACTGGCGGACAACTGCTAAGGCTGGGCACAGCCTCCGTCAGCATCCTGGGCTGGGAACGGGAAACCCGGGCCATTCAGCGTTGGAATACCCCATCCACAGGGAACTTCTAG
- a CDS encoding acylphosphatase, with product MARRTRSRSDAIARRFVNRSQPGRLQPFLERWRLLIHGRVQGVGFRASCNRRALDLGLRGWIRNLRDGSVEVQAEGPPLAISELRAWCEQGPPGAQVLRVQLSQLPVTGDDWFEVRH from the coding sequence ATGGCGCGACGCACTCGCAGCAGATCCGACGCCATAGCCAGGCGGTTCGTCAACAGATCCCAGCCCGGACGGCTGCAACCCTTCCTCGAACGCTGGCGGCTGCTGATCCACGGGCGGGTCCAGGGGGTCGGCTTTCGAGCCAGCTGCAATCGGCGCGCACTGGACCTCGGACTGCGGGGCTGGATCCGCAACCTGCGAGACGGCAGTGTTGAAGTGCAGGCCGAGGGGCCGCCCCTGGCGATTTCAGAGCTGCGGGCCTGGTGCGAGCAGGGGCCCCCTGGAGCACAGGTGCTGAGAGTTCAGCTGAGTCAGTTGCCGGTGACCGGTGATGATTGGTTTGAGGTGCGCCACTGA
- a CDS encoding cobyrinate a,c-diamide synthase translates to MAVVIAAPASGSGKTLLTLSLLAWARSQGHSIQPFKVGPDYLDPQLLNAAAGHPCRNLDINLCGKAWVERAFHGYGSQRDLALVEGVMGLFDGIGCSEAGSTAAVAKQLKLPVVLVIDAGGQAASLGALVQGFRDHDPDLTLAGVVLNRVSSQRHRELLQEVLAAVGMPLLGCLPRSDDLALPSRHLGLAPAHELQNPSQRLERWARLAEEHLDLSRWLPLMKAPRSGTPPLDEIAPITGPEMPVAVAVDEAFHFRYAETGELLERMAMPLLPWSPLADAPLPAKARGLILPGGFPEQHAERLGQCRTSLSALRGFAQRHPIYAECGGMLLLGQQLNDLNGTSHPMAGVLPFSARRGALQVGYRQMTPRQDGLLLRHGESMQGHEFHRWTLEHDRPTSAGSVLWDIEGWKTGRIPEGWGTQRIHASWIHLHWASSSMICSRWRDALAADPTP, encoded by the coding sequence ATGGCCGTTGTCATCGCCGCACCGGCCAGCGGCAGCGGCAAGACGCTGCTGACTCTGTCCTTGTTGGCCTGGGCACGCTCGCAGGGCCACAGCATCCAGCCGTTCAAGGTTGGACCGGACTACCTCGATCCGCAGCTGCTGAATGCTGCAGCAGGGCATCCCTGCCGCAATCTCGACATCAACCTGTGCGGCAAAGCCTGGGTTGAACGGGCTTTTCACGGTTACGGCAGCCAGCGGGATCTGGCCCTGGTGGAGGGGGTCATGGGTCTGTTCGATGGCATCGGCTGCAGTGAAGCCGGCAGCACGGCAGCTGTCGCCAAACAATTGAAGTTGCCGGTGGTGCTGGTGATCGATGCCGGTGGTCAGGCCGCATCGCTGGGGGCTCTCGTCCAGGGTTTCCGTGATCACGACCCCGATCTGACCCTGGCCGGTGTCGTTCTGAACAGAGTGAGCAGCCAACGACATCGGGAGCTGCTGCAGGAGGTTCTCGCTGCGGTTGGCATGCCCCTGCTGGGCTGCCTGCCCAGGAGTGACGACCTGGCCTTACCCAGCCGACATCTGGGCTTGGCCCCGGCCCACGAGCTGCAGAATCCTTCCCAGCGACTGGAACGCTGGGCGCGTCTCGCGGAGGAGCATCTCGACCTTTCCCGCTGGCTCCCTTTGATGAAGGCTCCACGGTCAGGGACGCCACCGCTGGATGAGATCGCTCCGATCACCGGGCCGGAGATGCCGGTGGCCGTGGCGGTCGATGAGGCTTTTCACTTTCGTTACGCCGAGACAGGCGAGCTGCTGGAGCGGATGGCCATGCCCCTGCTGCCCTGGAGCCCCCTCGCCGATGCACCTCTTCCCGCCAAGGCTCGCGGGCTGATCCTGCCTGGCGGCTTTCCGGAACAACACGCTGAGCGGCTGGGGCAGTGCCGCACCAGCCTGTCTGCCCTCAGGGGGTTTGCGCAACGACATCCGATTTATGCCGAATGCGGCGGCATGTTGTTGCTGGGCCAGCAGCTGAACGATCTCAATGGCACCTCGCATCCAATGGCTGGCGTGCTGCCCTTCAGCGCGCGCCGCGGTGCACTCCAGGTGGGCTACCGCCAGATGACACCACGCCAGGACGGCCTGCTGCTACGGCATGGAGAATCCATGCAGGGCCATGAGTTTCACCGCTGGACCCTGGAGCATGACCGACCGACATCGGCCGGGTCCGTGCTGTGGGACATTGAGGGCTGGAAGACCGGACGGATACCGGAGGGATGGGGTACTCAGAGGATTCACGCCAGCTGGATTCACCTGCACTGGGCCAGCTCTTCGATGATCTGCTCCCGATGGCGCGACGCACTCGCAGCAGATCCGACGCCATAG
- a CDS encoding glucose-6-phosphate dehydrogenase assembly protein OpcA, which yields MSPQLTLQTPLELAPAEVPTYLEQLWSIEQQGNTGSGANTFCLLIWQPAWAEQQLVRSGRLNGPITGQQSNELLDAGRQAVIDTDLPLSTPPTAGELIAAVAQLDGDHLADDLRGQYIDPALSELQPRRLITLAPTINANQGLETLVAAYCPLPEEGGGTTACGDVVVLRGGHDALRDGMSILQPLLPPSMPSWVWWNGFLDEAPDLMEQLACAPRRLILDTAIGNPSHCLNLLRSRVESGQAVNDLNWLRLRSWRETLAMVFDPPNRRDALCHITQLDIDVEGHHPAQGLLMAAWIADRLGWQLQGSKVSEEGVTAQFTRHDGADIRFQLMAVPTGHPSVHAGQMVGLRVICQPEQGQGVCVILCAESGGCMRLEGGGMASLELHEEIVSVQHATPEMDVARLLSGGHDSTNPLLAAAAPLAARLLS from the coding sequence ATGTCCCCCCAGCTCACCCTTCAGACCCCGCTTGAACTCGCCCCCGCCGAGGTGCCCACCTACCTGGAGCAACTCTGGTCAATAGAGCAGCAGGGCAACACCGGCTCTGGCGCAAACACCTTCTGTCTGCTGATCTGGCAACCCGCCTGGGCAGAGCAGCAACTGGTGCGTTCCGGCCGCCTCAACGGTCCGATCACCGGCCAGCAATCCAATGAACTGCTAGACGCCGGTCGCCAGGCCGTGATCGACACCGATCTGCCCCTGAGCACCCCACCCACTGCGGGTGAGCTGATTGCCGCTGTCGCCCAGCTCGACGGTGACCACCTGGCCGACGATCTGCGGGGGCAGTACATCGACCCGGCCCTGAGTGAGCTCCAGCCCCGACGCCTGATCACCCTGGCGCCGACCATCAACGCCAACCAGGGTCTGGAGACGCTGGTGGCGGCTTATTGCCCCTTGCCTGAGGAGGGAGGCGGAACCACCGCCTGTGGTGATGTGGTGGTGTTGCGGGGTGGCCACGACGCCCTGCGCGATGGCATGTCGATCCTGCAGCCACTTCTGCCACCGTCAATGCCGTCCTGGGTCTGGTGGAACGGATTCCTTGATGAAGCACCCGACCTGATGGAACAGCTGGCCTGTGCTCCTCGGCGCCTGATCCTGGACACCGCCATCGGCAACCCCAGCCATTGCCTCAACCTGCTGCGCTCACGTGTGGAGTCTGGTCAGGCGGTGAATGACCTCAACTGGCTGCGTCTGCGCAGCTGGCGCGAAACCCTGGCGATGGTGTTTGACCCTCCGAACCGTCGCGATGCCCTCTGCCACATCACGCAATTGGACATCGATGTGGAAGGTCACCACCCCGCCCAGGGCCTGCTGATGGCGGCGTGGATCGCAGACCGTCTCGGCTGGCAGTTGCAGGGGAGCAAGGTCTCCGAAGAGGGAGTCACAGCGCAGTTCACCCGTCATGACGGCGCTGATATCCGCTTTCAGTTGATGGCCGTCCCCACCGGCCATCCCAGTGTCCATGCGGGGCAGATGGTCGGTCTGCGTGTGATCTGCCAACCGGAGCAGGGTCAGGGTGTCTGTGTGATCCTCTGTGCGGAATCCGGCGGCTGCATGCGTCTTGAGGGGGGTGGCATGGCCAGCCTTGAGCTGCACGAGGAAATCGTGTCGGTTCAGCACGCCACACCGGAAATGGATGTAGCGAGGCTGCTCAGCGGCGGACACGACTCCACCAACCCCCTGTTGGCCGCTGCGGCTCCGCTGGCTGCCAGGCTGCTGAGCTGA